In Leopardus geoffroyi isolate Oge1 chromosome B4, O.geoffroyi_Oge1_pat1.0, whole genome shotgun sequence, the DNA window CCGCTGGGTCACAGCGGTATCAACCTTCAACTTCAACAGTTGAAGCCAAACTGTTTCTCAGGGGGCCTCAAGTTAGACCTCCCACCAGCGGTTTCAACCGCTCTGTACCTTACCCAGTGCTTGATGTCGTCAGACTTTTTCTCTTTCGCCCATCTGGCAGGTACGTAAAGGTATCAGCCGGTGTCTAAGTAAGTGAGCAGGGGTTTTTCAACAGGAAGAATTTAACAGTGGAAATGAAATAAGGGCTCAGGGCAACATTGGCACGGAAGGGAGAGCACACTAAGAAAGACTGCAGGACTCGTAATCGCAGGAGGTCAACACAGTTCCTGGGCTACAGCAACAAAAGGGAGGAAGACTGATACATCCTCTGACACAAGCTGCTGGGGAAGGGGGCTCCCCAGAGCACCTCTTTGTAGCCTGCGGCTCAATGAATTTTACCTTGAGCCTCCTAGCCATTTCTTCTGTTGTCCTCATCTTGAGGGCACACACCAGTACCCACCAGTCACCCAGGGTCAGAATCCTGGCAGTCACCCTCCTCTTCCAGACTCGCCCTTCCTCTTCAGtgcctcttctccttcctgtcACGTAACCCTGCCCGACACCAGACACGCTTCTCTAGTCTAGCTCCCAGCacgtgatctttttttttttttttttaattttttttttttcaacgtttatttatttttgggacagagagagacagagcatgaacgggggaggggcagagagagagggagacacagaatcggaaacaggctccaggctctgagccaccagcccagagcccgacgcggggctcgaactcccggaccgcgagatcgtgacctggctgaagtcggacgcttaaccgactgcgccacccaggcgcccccccccccccagcacgtGATCTTATGCAAACTGCCTGCTCAGGAAATGTTTCGTTAATGAATCTGGAAACAAACATAAGGGTGTGGGGACAAGATGAACCCTAAGATCCCCCTCGAGTggcagggtacctggctggctcagtcagttcagcatgcCATtgttgacctcagggttgtaagttcaagccccacactgggtgtagagattacttaaaaataaaatcttaaaaaaaaaaaaaaaaaaaaaaagggagggagagagaaagtggctTCCCTTTCTAACCCGAGGCAACAGGAGGACAGGGTggctgggctgacagcgtggctGTACCAGCTGCTGAACTCCTGAAATGTGCTCATACCTGATGGTACAGGGTCTCTCCACGCTCCTCCCAGGGACTCCCTGCGGACCTCCCTGGCAACAAGGGGCTAGAACCCTCTAGTCTGGTAGGTGGTTGCACGTTTTTTcgttgtgtttgttgttgttgttgttattgttgttgttgttgttgttttgatgcttgtttatttcttttgagagagacagagcgagccagcaggggaggtatggagagacagagaaccccaagcaggctccacgctgtcagcacagagccccacatggggctcaaacccacaaacggtgagaccacaacccaagccgaaatcaacagttggacgcttaagtgactgagccacccaggcaccccacattttgaCTATCACTCCAGAACGGTGAGTTTGCAGGGGGAGAGGGTTTCACTGAGTCAATATCTGTTGGTTTGAGTGAACCctattttgtgactttttaaaaaaatttttttaatgtttttattaatttatttttgagacagagagagacaaagcatgagcaagggagggacagagagagacggagacacagaatccaaagcaggctccaggctctgagctgacagcacagagcccgacgtggggcttgaacccacaagtggtgagaccatgacctgagctgaagtcagacgctcaaccgactgagccacccaggcacccctctattttgtgacttttttttttttttcaacgtttatttatttttgggacagagagagacagagcatgaacgggggaggggcagagagagagggagacacagaatcggaaacaggctccaggctccgagccatcagcccagagcccgacgtggggctcgaactcccagaccgcgagatcgtgacctggctgaagtcggacgcttaaccgactgcgccacccaggcgcccctattttgtgaCTTTTAAGCCCTAAATGAAATCAACTGAAAACCCACTGTCTCTGgaccaaagaagagaaaaaggagaagctgTGGGTATTCTCAGGACGGgctatttgctttgctttgtttgtttgtttgtttgtttgtttaaaagagATATGGagtcatctccctctcccatatCAGTCCCTTTAGGGCTCTAAGGAAACAGGTCAGGGAAGGGCATGAAGGGAAGGGGCGGAGGGAACAGCTGACCTCGCAAAGGACACTTCAGCCACCGTGCCTGGTGAGGCCTACTGGCACAGGGCGGGCCAGCAGTCAGTTTAGCCTGCGGACAGTGGAGCTTGGAGAGCTCTTATGACTACAGACAGGGGCGTCAAAGCCTGAGTCACCAGCTCCAGGACTGCACGCCAGGACTTCGTGCCGGCAAAGAGTTTTTAACAGCTCCCGACTGCCAAGCTTCCCTGGAGGATGGCGCTCACTCTGAAGCCACTTGCACCAGGACGAGGCACACCACAGTGACCCGGCCTTTCTGCCCATCCCCGCTGGCAAGCATTGAAGCCCCCTCTGCACCCTCGGGCGGCTGAGATGCCCAGCTCACCGGCCCCTCCGCCATGGTAGGCTGGGCTACTACCCGGTCACCGTTTCAGTGCTCTGGCCGCACCCAGTCCCCTAACTCACCAGCAGCATTCCTGAATCTGTGCCCCAACCAAGGAGGGTCTGCTCCGTCCTGAAGCCTCAGGGGTGTACTGCGCTCACTGGCTCCCTCGCGTCCAGCGTGCAGGGCATTTGCCTGGAGCCCAGTCCAGTCTAGCGGTGGGGCGGGGGACAAGGGGGACTGTGTGGAGGCTGAGTCAATGCAGGTCACCCTTTGTCAGGGCCCCTGTGACCAGGTGTACATTTGTGTAGAAGAGTGACTTCTCTGTGTGATTCCCCGAGGAAGCAAGACCAGAGCGGCCACGGTGctgttggtgggggagggaggttggTGGCAGTAGGCATTGCTTCTGTCACCCCACGATCTCGGACCCCCAGCATAACGTGTCAAGGAAGCCAAAGCATTTCCGGAACTGAGGCACCACTGTGCACGTACCCATCATAGAAATGGACTCATCACTCCCAGCtccaagcccctcccccagactccCACCATTCAATAAGGTGCAAATTCCTTAGGGCCGCACTGAGCCCCAGTGGCCCCCTTCCCCACATTTTCCAGCCACCACCAACGTTCCCTGCTTTGTGGCACACCCCCGCCTGCCCCCCTTCAGGGCCTGGATCTCCTATCATTTCCCAGGGAGAATTCACTCTCCAGCCCCCGTGTGCTGGATTATGGTTGACCATTTAGGGACTCTGCTGGACTGTGACCTCTGAGGGGTCAGACCTTCCAATTAGCAAACGGTGGTGGATGTTCAGGAGGCACTTCCCCTCACTTGTCCTAGACTTGCCTCTGACTCAGAGGATGGACTTCAGTGCCTTTATTATAGCATTTAGCACCCCAAACATCCCCTTCATGAGTTAGGGATCTCAATCCTTCCCAAGCTCAATGTTACTGTCCTTCCAAGCCCGGGGAGGTTCTCCATGTCCCCAATTTACATATCCATCCATTTGTGCATCAAATATTAAGGCTGGTTCGTGCCAGGCACTACTGGTGACCCCAGGACACAGTGAGAACAGGCTGGAGGCAGCCTTGCCTTCCAGGCAAACATTTAACCCTTAAAGAATCACTCCACCTTTAGTCCTACGGAGCGAGCCAGGGAGGACCCACCTGGCAGCCCCGCTCGCTGTGACTGCTCCCTGGGCCTCCGCCCGCTCCTGGTCCCGCACGGGAGCGAGCGAGGCCAGCCGTGGTGACTGCCCAGGGTCAGGGTCTGGCACCCACGTGTCAAGCAGAGACTTCACTCTCCTCGACATCATCCCGGGTGTAGCCCAAAAATTTGGAGGAGGTTGGGCCACCTCCCCAGGCCTCCCTAGCCGCTCTGCTCACAGCCTCTGCCCGGTGGGTGAGTCTCCGGGCTCTCAGGGCCCCCGGAAGGAGCCAGGCGGATCAGGAGCCCTGGCAGGCGGCGCCAGCAGGGTCCTTGCAGGCCatcgggggcggggcctgggcagaggggcggggccgggccggggccggcCCGCGGGGGCGGGGTCTGAAGCTCAGCGGTTCTCACTACCGCTGGCGACCTCGTGGCGGAGGGACGGCCCCGTGCGCCCCGCAGGACGACTGTAATGGGTGAAGACGCCGCGCCCCGGGCCCCTTATGCCGGAGTGGGATGGGGGAGGCCACGCGTGCCCTTCCACCTGCCCCAGCTACTTACGACTGACCACGCCGCGTTCCCGGGTGTGGCGACTCCACCATTGGCACCCTCGACCCCGGAGCGGAAGTGGGAGCAGGCCGGACCGACccgcgggagggggtggggcaggacagGGCTACACGCGGCCTCTCAGGGGTCTGGGAGCCCAAGAAATAAGCGCGGGGGCGCGGGGAGTCCACGGGTCTCCAGCCCGGCGGGTGGGCTAACAGGGTGAAAAGGTCAGCGCCAGGCGGTGGAGAAGGCAGCCCGGCCCAGAGCAGAACAGAGACAGCGTGGGGCTGGGTGGTCGGGACTGGGGTCCTGGGGCTGTGCCGCCTGCGCCAGATCCTGGCCCTGCTTCAGTCTCcctggtgaccttgggcatgAACCGCACCTCCCCATGCCTCGGTTTACCGGTTTGCAAAGGGAATGTGATCATGATCAGATTTACTATGAGGAAGCGAGGAGAGGGGCCATCCCATCTGCCCTTCTGAAAGTTTAGAGTATGTTGTTGGTACTCTGTTGACGCCAGCTTTACGGAAAAGAAACCTGGggctcaggaaattaaaaaaaaaaaaatttttttttttcaacgtttatttatttttgggacagagagagacagagcatgaacgggggaggggcagagagagagggagacacagaatcggaaacaggctccaggctctgagccatcagcccagagcccgacgcggggctcgaactcacggaccgcgagatcgtgacctggctgaagtcggacgcttaaccgactgcgccacccaggcgcccctttttttaaatttttttttttcaacgtttatttatttttgggacagagtggaaattttttttagtaactgACCCACCTGCCACAGCCAGCAGGTGGCAGAGCCGGGGTCTAGCCAATTTCCCCAGCCAGTTCCATGAAGTTCTGTCGGTTTTCCTCATTCAGGGGACCCAGTTTacctttccttcctctgggtATGCCCCAACCCACCTCACGCTCTCTCCTGGTAAGCCCCAGAGGGCAGGGTGGGAATCTGAGCCTCCCTGGGCTGTTCTGGTGCCCCCGACACGTTGGGACACTGACGAGGGGCTCAGAAAGTGCCGGCTtcatggatgagtgggtggatggctGTCTTCTAGGTCTGACATCAGAGATTAAGCTGGCTGTGCCCTGGGGACACATCGCTGCCAAACTCTGGGGCTCCCAGCAGGGCCCCCCGGTTCTTTGCCTGCACGGCTGGCTGGACAATGCCAACTCCTTTGACAGACTCATCCCTCTTCTCCCAAAAGGTAGGGCTGAAGGGAAGCTGAGGGGCAGCAGGGTATAGACTGCAGGAGagtgagaggtggggggagacgTCTGACCTAGGTGCCTTCTCCTAACCCCTGTCTCTCGTCTCAGACTTTCATTACGTTGCCATGGATTTGGGGGGACATGGGCTCTCATCGCATTACAGCCCAGGTCTCCCGTATTACCAGCAAAACTTTGTGATTGAGGTCCAGAGAGTTGTAGCAGGTAAATAAGAGgccgagtgtgtgtgtgtgtgtgtgtgcgtgtgtgtgtgtgtaggggtgcaCTGGGGACATCCCCTGTCCTCTCTGGAGTGGGGTGTGGTAACCAGGTAGCAATCCCGGCCTGGGAGTGACCTGGGGTCTGGCCCTAGTCCTGCCACGAATTCATGGGTGACTCTGGGAGAGCTGGAGAGGGCGGGCCAAAGAAGAGCTCTATTCCTCCTGTGGGTTCCGCTCCCGCAGGGAAGCTGGGGTCCCTCTGAGCTAGTTTCCTGAGTGGGGCACCCCAGATGCTGGGGAAGGACGTCGTGACCTCAGGGACTGCAGGACAGAGGTTTGCGGGAGGCTGGGCCCATCCAAAGCTGGCTCCGTATGTTTTCAGCTTTGAAATGGAATCGTTTTTCCATCATGGGCCACAGTTTTGGTGAGTACACGTTACACTTGGGCGGGCGGGGGGGCTGACTGGGCTGGGGGGCTgcgagggagggagaaaatcggTACACCTGTACCCTGCACTTCTGGGCACtgcaaggagaggggaaggggtgtgCGGGCACTATGGGCGCTCTGCCCTTTGGCCTGAGGCAACTCCCCCAAGGGACATACGGCCCCAGAGGTGGCTGTCTTCCAACGTGACAAGAGAAATGTGGCCTTTTGAGTGGTTAGGTCTGACGAAGGGGCCATAGGGCCCCAGGGAGGGAACCCCAAGTTTGACAGTGAATGAAGAGCCccagggggagagaggagccagGCCCCTAGCCTGGGGTGGGGCAGCCCTTGGGAGGAAGTTTTCGTAGGACTTCAAGAGCTGGGAGAATACCAGCCCACTCTTCTTTTGCCCCCCCAGGTGGTATGGTGGGCGGAATGGTGAGTAGATGGCTTTGCAGTGACCACCTCTGGCCACCTTGGGCGCTCTGAcaggtggcggggggcggggggcggggggagtggtgGTTGCGGGGGAGAgtggaagaaagaaggggaaggcgCCAAGAAAGGAAGTGTGTCCTCCTATCACAAATTTGAAGCCAGCATTCTATGACCTAGTGTCACTTTGCTCTGTCACTGGCAGTAATCATTATTGTGGGGAGGTTGGTGAAACTGGAGATTCCTGATGGAGTTCAGAGTTTCCACGTTCTTTATCTCCAGGGAGCCCTGGAATCTAGCCACAGCAGGAGGTGGACCTTGGTCTGAGTGTGGAccttgtggggaggggagaggaggctaTCCTGTCCCCAGGGAAAAGCTGGAGTCTCATTGCCTTCTTCCTCTCCTACTCACTGTTTCCTTTTTGGGTCCCCTCATAGTATTCCTGTACCTTCCCCGAGATGGTGGATAAACTTATCTTGCTGGACACGTTGCCATTTGCGCTGGACTATAAAGTAAGAATGAAGGCTTTCGTGCGTACCGTCATGGGGGAGACCCAGGCCCCCCGGTAGTGTCCTCAGCCCTGTCTCTTTGGTGGATACCAGGGAGATGGGAGAAGGTGGCAGAGGGTAGACAAGGGGGGATCAGAGAGGATCCCCACAGAGGACAGGGTTGTGCAGCCTATACCCCAAGGAGTGGGCAGAGAAAGGGGTTGCAGGGGTCTTTGTGATCCTTGGAAACCCTGTATGTGGCATGGCTACAGAATGCCAGATCAGTCACGAAGTGGCAGGGGACGGAGAGGGTAGGAACGGTGGATTGGGGAAGCTCTGGGGGCACACAGCTTGGCAAGGCCACCCGCACTCATGCTCAGTTGCATGCTTTTGCGCTGTGCACACACTGGACAACCGCACACAGCAGCCCTGAGTGCAGACCAATGGGAAAGTGCCGATCCCTCTCGCCACCGCCACCAGTGACAACAAACAGTGCCGTCCCTGCATCTGGGTCCTGGCCCTGCCATTGACctgctgggtgaccctgggcaagcGACTTGGCCTATCCGGACCAAAATGAGATGGTTGGGCTAGATGACCTCAGAGGTGCCTGCCCCCTCTCTCACATTCGGTCATCCTGCTTCCCGAGGGCTCAGTCTCTCGGTGAGGGCACAGCTTTGTCACCAATTccagtttcttatctgtaaaatggccaCAGATGCCAAAAGGGCATGAACCACGCTGTCTTTTTATTACCACACGCCCAATCCCAGCAtgcagtaagcactcagtaagtgcTGGTTTCATGAGTAGATGGCCTGTGGGTTAACGTGAGGATCCAGTGAGACTTGGGCTGCTCTTCCTTCTTTATCTGAGTTACCAAACACGGCGCCCCAGGATCTTCCTCCCGGGGGTCTGGGTATCTGGTCCTCTTTGTCCTGTGTTCTCAGGGGGTTGGATGGGAGCGTCACTTCCCACTGCTGCTCACGGAGCCGAccgtgggcggggcggggctgttCTCAGAGGGAGCTGGGTTGGGAATGGGCACACTCGAAGGGGGGGCTGGAAGCCCCAAGTGCCCTGCTTGGAGTGGCAGTCTCCTCTCCACCATTTGGAGTGAGAGCATTAATTAAACCAGATGAACTTGCCCACCCTGGGTGGTGCTTGACTTCCGGGCCTACTGCTGCGCCTTTGCAAAGCTCTGGCGGTTGATCgaggtttcctttctcttccatcctCCTCCAACCTGATCCCTGCGGCTGTCCGACCCCAGGCGGGGCTGGCCTGGCTGTGACCGAGGCAGACAACTTGCCCTGATCACAGGACTAACTAGCAGCGGCGGATCCTGCGCCCCACCCCCTCACTGGGTCAGAAGGACTCCCGGCTAAAGGGGGtgcatgggggggcgggggaggagctgGCCCCTTTGTCTGCAGCCCGGAGTCCTGCCCACCCAGCAGAACCTGCAACCCCCCAGGAATCGGAGAACTTGCTGACCTATAAGCGGAGAATGATAGAGCACGTGCTACGGATAGAGGCCTCCCAGAAGCCCCAGCGAGTGCTCAGCCCGGCGGAGATGCTGCAGGGGTGAGTGCCATCCAGCGAGACGGGGCTGTGGTGAAGCTGGAGGAGCTATGGGATACCAAGGGAGGACATCTCTGGGGCACAGAGGGGGCATCTGTCTCCTCTCAGATGCCCAGCaagcctgttttctctctgtgctccccctgggCACCAGGCTGCCTGGCACTCTTCGGACACCCCAGCCGGGACTTGAtctgcctcttctcctccccGCTCGATAGCCACGCCCTTCATGTACCAGGACCCCTCTCCACACGTCCTCTGCCCCGCTTCTTCACCCTGTAATTCCTCCCTGGTCCTGTCTGCAGGCACCTTGCTAACTTCCCCACTCCTCCTTCCGGCCTCGGCTGGCTGCCTCTTCCGCTGGGACTCTGACTCTGCCAGGTCCAGATGCCCTGTAGGCAACTGAAGATCTGTGGCAGCGGCCGCGGGCGGGTTGCCTTTGTCCCTCCGGCACCTGGAAGTGTCGCTAGTAGTCAGggatctataaatatttgtggtcTAAAGGGGTGaaaatacacacactcacatacgcACCCTGCTGATGCGAACATCCCCACCGACACATGCCTGTGTCCTCCGTGGGGCggccctcctctcctttccatctGACCTCCCCTGCCCCAAGACGTTGAGCgtccctctgtcttccccaggTTCCTGAAGAACAACAGTCACGTGGGTGAGGAATGTGCACAGCTCCTCCTGCAGAgaggaaccacccaggtggccacaGGTAGGGACTGTCACCCTCCGAGACCGCCGCTTGCTGGCGCTGTTCTTATTGAGGAGCGATAGCTAAGCCCCAGGGCCGCTTGCTCCGGACCTGGCATCACACTAAGTGCTCAGCAAACAGTATCTCACGGAACCCCCCTGCTGCCCTATACTCACCCCCTCCAGAgccggagaaactgaggctcggaaaGGCCCAGTGACTCACGCCAGCTCAGGCAGCTGAGAGTCGTCAGGTGTCTTCGGACTGAACGTTGGGGAATGTTCCAGCCATGCTGTGCTGGCGGGTGTGGCGGGTGCTGGTGTCCGAGGCTAGGGTTTGAGGCAGCGTGACTCGAAAGAGGTTTTTCAAAATGGACAGGCGGACAGGgtacctggcaggctcagtcagtagagcacgtgactcttgatctcagggtcgtgagtgcCACCCCACGTTgggagtggaaaaaaaagaaggcacgccggggggggctcagtcgggtaagggtccgactttggttcaggtcacgatctcgcggttcatgggttcgagcctcgagtcaggctctgtgctgacagctcagagcctggagcctgcttcagattctgtgtctccctctctctctgcccctcccctgctctcactctgtctctctctcaaaaataaataaacataaaaaaaataaaataaaaataaaataaagacccaATTTCCAACTATCCCCCTTTTACTAAAACAAATCTAATTGTAAGACAGCCTTATAGTTTATGGGTCTATGAATTAGTCATTTCCAATTAGAATACGGCCAGGTTTGTGCCAAGTTACCAGAACCTGCAACAACAAACCAAATGAAGCCCAGGGTGCTTCTGTTAGCGCTGGTTTTTCCCCAAAAGTCGGAGGCTTCCCTGATCGACCCAAACAGCTTCCTGGTTTCCGGTTTCTTAGTCTTAGGgcttatgctaagcgaaattagttagtcagagaaagacaaaaatcatatgacttcactcctatgaggactttaagagacaaaaccgatgaacgtaagggaagggaaacaaaaataatataaaaacagggagggggacaaaacgtaagagactcatacatatggaaaacaaactgagggttactggaggggttgtgggaggggggaggggctcaatggggaaggggcactaaggaatctactcctgaaatcattgttgcaccatatgctaactaatttggatgtaaattaaaaaaaaaatttttttttaaaaacaaacaaaaaaatctgggGTTCCTTCCACCCACTCCTCAGTTTCAGAGGCTTACGGAACTTGGGAAACCCATTTACTCCCTAGGATACAGTTCATTATAAAGGATACACCTGAGGAACAGCCAGACGGGAGAGATCCAGAAGGCAGCGTGTGAGGGAGGGGTGCGGAGCGTCCACGCGTCCCCTGGGTGCACTGTCCTCCCAGCACCAATGTGTTCACCAGCCTGGGAAGCTCCCCGAACCCCCTAGttgagggatttttttaatg includes these proteins:
- the SERHL2 gene encoding serine hydrolase-like protein 2 isoform X3, whose protein sequence is MGLTSEIKLAVPWGHIAAKLWGSQQGPPVLCLHGWLDNANSFDRLIPLLPKDFHYVAMDLGGHGLSSHYSPGLPYYQQNFVIEVQRVVAALKWNRFSIMGHSFGGMVGGMYSCTFPEMVDKLILLDTLPFALDYKELAPLSAARSPAHPAEPATPQESENLLTYKRRMIEHVLRIEASQKPQRVLSPAEMLQGFLKNNSHVGEECAQLLLQRGTTQVATGLVLSRDRRISLPEHSIDFISRDLLVHFMRKLQAHVLLIKAMQGFYNVRRENDADKEVLNLVKDILKSVPKEWFQYTEVPGNHYVHMNQPERVAGIIGSFLKSSTPKQL
- the SERHL2 gene encoding serine hydrolase-like protein 2 isoform X4, which gives rise to MGLTSEIKLAVPWGHIAAKLWGSQQGPPVLCLHGWLDNANSFDRLIPLLPKDFHYVAMDLGGHGLSSHYSPGLPYYQQNFVIEVQRVVAALKWNRFSIMGHSFGGMVGGMYSCTFPEMVDKLILLDTLPFALDYKESENLLTYKRRMIEHVLRIEASQKPQRVLSPAEMLQGFLKNNSHVGEECAQLLLQRGTTQVATGLVLSRDRRISLPEHSIDFISRDLLVHFMRKLQAHVLLIKAMQGFYNVRRENDADKEVLNLVKDILKSVPKEWFQYTEVPGNHYVHMNQPERVAGIIGSFLKSSTPKQL
- the SERHL2 gene encoding serine hydrolase-like protein 2 isoform X2; protein product: MPEWDGGGHACPSTCPSYLRLTTPRSRVWRLHHWHPRPRSGSLTSEIKLAVPWGHIAAKLWGSQQGPPVLCLHGWLDNANSFDRLIPLLPKDFHYVAMDLGGHGLSSHYSPGLPYYQQNFVIEVQRVVAALKWNRFSIMGHSFGGMVGGMYSCTFPEMVDKLILLDTLPFALDYKESENLLTYKRRMIEHVLRIEASQKPQRVLSPAEMLQGFLKNNSHVGEECAQLLLQRGTTQVATGLVLSRDRRISLPEHSIDFISRDLLVHFMRKLQAHVLLIKAMQGFYNVRRENDADKEVLNLVKDILKSVPKEWFQYTEVPGNHYVHMNQPERVAGIIGSFLKSSTPKQL
- the SERHL2 gene encoding serine hydrolase-like protein 2 isoform X1; the encoded protein is MPEWDGGGHACPSTCPSYLRLTTPRSRVWRLHHWHPRPRSGSLTSEIKLAVPWGHIAAKLWGSQQGPPVLCLHGWLDNANSFDRLIPLLPKDFHYVAMDLGGHGLSSHYSPGLPYYQQNFVIEVQRVVAALKWNRFSIMGHSFGGMVGGMYSCTFPEMVDKLILLDTLPFALDYKELAPLSAARSPAHPAEPATPQESENLLTYKRRMIEHVLRIEASQKPQRVLSPAEMLQGFLKNNSHVGEECAQLLLQRGTTQVATGLVLSRDRRISLPEHSIDFISRDLLVHFMRKLQAHVLLIKAMQGFYNVRRENDADKEVLNLVKDILKSVPKEWFQYTEVPGNHYVHMNQPERVAGIIGSFLKSSTPKQL